In the Populus trichocarpa isolate Nisqually-1 chromosome 1, P.trichocarpa_v4.1, whole genome shotgun sequence genome, one interval contains:
- the LOC7455800 gene encoding WAT1-related protein At3g28050 — protein sequence MARIVAVLPIVGMVMAECAQAGRMILGKAAMSNGMSSFVFVLYSNAIACLILLPSSFLFHRSSERPPLTLSIVSGFFLLGLFGCLGQSFCYAGINLSSPTLGTAMLNLVPGLTFILAIIFRMENVDWKSYSTLAKSMGTIVSIGGAFIVTCYKGPLLLKALPSVTKSSHQVLLQQSNWVLGGLLMAVDCATASSWLIVQALILKKYSAKLIVVFFHFFFSTILSSIVSVVMERDPSAWSLNSNIRLIAVLFSGILGNAFEIGVTAWCVHKTGPVFVAIFAPLGIVIAAAASVICFGDALDLGIVIGAAVIAIGFYAVIWGKAQEEIKKVEDKENCGSASSSQKVPFLQNRSNDYA from the exons ATGGCGAGGATAGTTGCAGTCCTGCCAATTGTGGGGATGGTAATGGCAGAGTGTGCACAAGCTGGGCGTATGATATTAGGCAAAGCAGCCATGTCAAATGGCATGAGTAGTTTCGTCTTTGTCCTCTACTCTAATGCCATTGCCTGCCTCATCCTCctcccttcttcttttctctttcacaG ATCATCAGAGAGGCCTCCACTCACCCTGTCAATTGTCTCTGGATTCTTCTTGCTTGGTCTTTTTGG TTGCTTGGGACAGAGCTTTTGTTATGCTGGCATTAACCTCAGCTCTCCTACACTTGGCACTGCTATGCTAAACCTTGTCCCTGGTCTTACCTTCATACTTGCCATTATTTTCAG GATGGAAAATGTTGACTGGAAAAGTTACAGCACCCTAGCTAAATCTATGGGAACCATAGTATCAATTGGAGGGGCTTTTATTGTTACTTGCTACAAGGGTCCCCTACTTCTGAAGGCACTACCCTCTGTTACAAAGTCATCTCATCAGGTTCTCTTGCAACAGTCAAATTGGGTTCTTGGAGGATTGCTCATGGCAGTTGACTGTGCCACGGCTTCTTCATGGCTTATAGTACAG GCATTGATCCTTAAAAAGTACTCAGCAAAGTTGATTGTGGTCTTTTTTCACTTCTTCTTTTCGACCATATTGTCTTCAATAGTTTCTGTGGTCATGGAAAGGGACCCCTCTGCTTGGAGCTTAAACTCTAATATAAGATTGATTGCTGTTCTCTTCTCG GGAATCTTGGGCAATGCATTCGAAATTGGTGTTACAGCATGGTGTGTACACAAGACAGGTCCTGTGTTTGTTGCTATATTTGCACCCTTGGGGATTGTCATCGCAGCTGCAGCAAGTGTCATCTGCTTTGGGGATGCTCTGGATCTTGGAAT TGTGATTGGAGCTGCTGTAATAGCCATAGGATTTTATGCAGTGATTTGGGGGAAGGCCCAAGAAGAGATCAAGAAAGTTGAAGACAAGGAAAATTGTGGCTCTGCCTCATCCTCTCAAAAAGTCCCTTTTCTGCAAAATAGAAGCAATGATTATGCGTAG